A part of Dehalococcoidia bacterium genomic DNA contains:
- a CDS encoding thiolase family protein: MLDINGKYCIVGVGNTEYGRTPGRNAVTLTVEAIRNAIEDCGIDKGEIDAVLTKYPTSNFQGLFSARVAQALGVVPRVTATLDQAGASNISLIAYAIMCMEAGLCNVATISYGDNPNTSGRPSYGRRPAAEAARGPTYGGDEAVAGMTGAPCGYAMIAQRYRYEYGLTDEQLGTIATTFRRHASLNPNAQFQQPFTMEEYLSSRWVAEPFRLYDCCPVSDGAAAVIVTSVERARGLKKKPVSVMSFAQAHPAWDLAQREVLTTSGAAISGPTAFRLAGISVEDVDFAELYDCFTIVPIVTLEDYGFCKKGEGPDFIGGGRIGLEGSLPLNTSGGLLSETGMPGMQLIVEAVRQLRGEAGPRQVKDPEICVVSNQGGVMTTHATLVLRN, translated from the coding sequence ATGCTTGACATCAACGGCAAGTACTGCATCGTCGGCGTGGGCAATACGGAGTACGGCCGCACGCCCGGCCGAAACGCGGTCACCCTCACGGTCGAGGCCATCCGGAACGCGATCGAGGACTGCGGCATCGACAAGGGCGAGATCGACGCCGTGCTCACGAAGTATCCCACGTCCAATTTCCAGGGCCTCTTCTCCGCCCGTGTCGCCCAGGCGCTCGGCGTCGTGCCGCGCGTGACGGCGACCCTCGACCAGGCCGGCGCCAGCAACATCAGCCTCATCGCCTACGCGATCATGTGCATGGAGGCGGGGCTGTGTAACGTCGCCACCATCAGCTACGGCGACAACCCGAACACCAGCGGCAGGCCCTCCTACGGCCGCCGGCCCGCCGCCGAGGCGGCCCGTGGGCCCACGTACGGCGGCGACGAAGCCGTGGCTGGCATGACCGGCGCGCCCTGCGGCTACGCCATGATCGCGCAGCGCTACCGCTATGAGTACGGCCTGACGGACGAGCAACTCGGAACCATCGCTACCACCTTCCGCCGCCACGCCTCGCTGAACCCCAACGCCCAGTTCCAGCAGCCGTTCACGATGGAGGAATACCTTAGCTCCCGTTGGGTTGCCGAGCCTTTCCGCCTTTACGACTGCTGTCCGGTCAGCGACGGCGCCGCGGCCGTAATCGTCACCAGCGTCGAGCGGGCCCGGGGGTTGAAGAAGAAGCCAGTGAGCGTCATGTCCTTCGCGCAGGCGCACCCGGCCTGGGACCTGGCCCAGCGCGAGGTGCTCACGACCTCCGGTGCAGCCATCTCCGGCCCCACGGCCTTCCGCCTCGCCGGCATCAGCGTTGAGGACGTCGACTTCGCCGAGCTCTACGACTGCTTCACGATCGTCCCGATCGTTACGCTCGAGGACTATGGCTTCTGCAAGAAGGGCGAAGGGCCGGACTTCATCGGCGGGGGGCGCATCGGGCTGGAAGGCTCTTTGCCGCTCAACACCTCCGGCGGACTCCTGTCCGAGACGGGGATGCCCGGCATGCAACTTATCGTGGAGGCGGTGCGCCAGTTGCGGGGCGAGGCCGGCCCGCGGCAGGTCAAGGACCCGGAGATTTGCGTCGTCAGCAACCAGGGCGGCGTGATGACGACGCACGCCACCCTCGTCCTGAGGAACTGA